AAAGCTGTTCGTCATGCTCAGTTGATTAAATTTGCACATCCACGCACAGAGATTGAGTAAATTCATATTTCCACGAAATtatataactttcttttttcatccttcattaattatatttttatcttattaattaagtATCCAGCTGGAGCCATGTAAGACTGAGATAGACATCACAATAGTGGATAGAATATCTGCCTTATTAAATCCACAACCAATATGTACCTGTAATCAAACAACTAATATGAGGGATACTGTaagttatttttaacaattgaaTGAACTGAGTAATACACAATTACATGATGATTAAGATTTCAGTCGGAATGATAATGATTTGTTGATTCTTATATGTTTTAGAATCAACAAACGTTGTTTTATCAAGCGGTAGAGAGTCCAGCGCTACCAGATTCCAGAATAGATACAAGAGTGTCTTCGTCATCTTGTACGATAAAATTGAGGTGATTATGCAATTTCAATTTGAGGTATGATATATGttctctaatatatatatatatatatatgtatatatgtatgtctattCTATCATAGATTTCCTATACCAGACTTGAGACCTCTGCATGATATGAATAGAGCGCCATGGTGGAAGAGATCCGTAAGACCGGATTACATGATACTCAAACTTACAGATGCACAAATCCATTCTACTATGGAAAGTCGTGCTCACTGTTCGGCTAGGCACGAGCTTCAGTTTCGGCATCTGTTACTATCGTATTTAGAAACTGATACCGATGTACCCATAGAAATTGGCAAGGCAATAGCTGATGAGAAAAACGATGGATCATATCAACAAATAAATGAAGGCTTTGGTTGGGCTAGAATAGTTATTACAGTATACCCAATTCATTCGGGTGGACAATTGGAAGATAGTTCCGAAGGAGAACCAGATTCAAGTTTAGATGATACTTTAGAAAATGCACCTAGGCATCAGCCATCGCCGTTTAGTTCTAAAAAAGTTATACACGAATCTGATACACCTCACTCTAAACCTCATAGCCAAGGAGATAAGGATGATTTAGAACAAAagtttgtattaatattttaagtattatgcatcgaaaaaaaaaaaaaaaatataagtataaatagtAGAACTTTCTTATCgacagagaaggagaagaattGATAATTCCTGGTAGTCGACAAGAAATGTTGGAATTTATCGAAGAAGGGACTCGTGGTTCTCGAGTTCAAGTGGAAATCAATTTGCCTTCTGTTTCCGTTCAAATACCATCGAAACATCTTTAtgaattattgtacaatagattCAACACTGATATTTTTTTGTGGGAACCTTCTGCGCCACGCCCGAAATATACCTCTCATATGGAAAGTCACATTGGTCTCGATTTAGCATCAACATTGTTGCAAGAATCGGCTTATCCTcggtaattattttcatactcTTCGTTACTTcattatatgtgtgtgtgtgtgtgtgtttgtatgtgtgtgtatatatgcatatatgcaagATAAAGGTCCCTATCGCATatctgtaaatatattatagattcaGCATGTGTAAAAGTGGTATACAATATGACTCTGATTCCGATTCAGACGAGGAAGGTATATTCCATTCTACAGCAGATAGAAGTTATAAACAACAAGCAAATAAAACATCTAAGAATGGACAAAGTAAACTTGCATTGACATTGAATATTAATCAAGGTCTTTTGACTATGTACACACCTGTACGCGATTCTATGCGCAATGTTATTCCCGGCCAACAAGGTGAACTAATACTTCGCTTAGAGGATGCTACAATATTTTCTGTTACCGCTTATAAAGGGAATATAAATATGGGTTATATTTGTGCGATGATTAAAAATGCATCTTTAAATCATTGTGGTTTGACAACAATTCCTTCACAAACTCCACCATTGAGATCTATAAATAGTGTTATACCGAGGCATTGTCAAAGAGCAATATATAGATGTGAGCCAGGTGCAAATGTAACAACAAATTCTTGCAATAAAGATATGGTAACTGTGGCTGTTCGTATACAAGCTGCACATCAAACTCATCGCATAAAGGTTCGAAAATATAATAGGActcctatataatatatattttactttattatatattttcattggatTATATTGCATGGATAggtgaatataaatattctttatagaCTTTCAGAGTAGCAGTTGGTATAAGGAATGCTACCTTGAGGCATAGAATGTGTTCAACTGCAACATCATGGTTTACACAGTTTACCGATTGTTTGGATGTCGCGGATCATCCTGTCGCTGGATATTCCCCACCAGGAATTCTTACAGAGTTACACTTACATCTTTGGGATTGCACAGTAGATTACAGGTCTTTaacttgataaaaatatttgcaaaacGTTATTGATAGTAACAAATGagtagatatattaaatagatgTGATTTGCAGGCCTTTACATTTGCCATTAAGATCGGTGGTGACTCTTGGTAATTTTAGTGTGTCTAGTAATATAGCAGCACAGACAAGCACTTCGACATTGCGATTTATAGCAGAAGATATTGGACTTTTTATATCCAATAAATTAGGAAAGAATATAGATTTGAAAAGagattatgtgtgtgtaatgGATCTAGGTCTTTTTGAATTATCATTAAGATTGAACGACAAAATGTGCGGAGGAGCGCCAAGAGTGGATTTGAGAGCAAGCAACAATGTATTACACGTGCGCACGTGTTCAGATTCTGGTCGCGCTTTAACACAATTACTTACATATTTTGCCAGTGATGGTGATTTAACGTCAAACACAGAAAGTACAGAAAATATAGCCGTACCTAATTCAGGGGATGAAGAAAGTTTACTCGGCGATGAGAGTATCAATACTTTGAGTAAAAGTCAAGTCGAAAGAGTGAACAGTTTAATGGAAGAGGCAATGGAAGAAACAGTTAAAggtagaattatttaataatatctatcgcTATTACTCATTCGTTTTTGtgcgatatataaatatatatatatatatatatatataaaattaattactatctTCAAGATACAACGATAGATGCAGATGAAAAATCGCCAGCGAAGGAAAGTCAAGTcgaagtatttttctttcctgatGAATCACGTCCTGGGTCTCAAATTATTCCTGAAATATGTTCAAATGCGAAAGATTGTGTCAAAACAATATGCGAAAGTGAAACAGAAGATGCGGATGAAGATTTTTGTATCTTAGGTGAAGAAGCGGGTGCCGGGATTATGCCGAGACATGGAATACCCGAAGTTCGTTGGCTTTCCGAGGAGTCATTAAGGATTGTGgataatcatttttctattcctcttgGTAAAACTGATTTATTGAAAGCTCCTAGACATTATCCTGCTGCCGTTTTAAGATATACGCTTTGCGAAATGACATTGATTTGGCATATGTACGGAGgaaaagattttgaaaattctGAGGTGGTAGCAAAGAAACATGTTaccattaacgataatacgtCGCGTATGCAAGGAAGGTATAGATTGAAaacattgaatttaataattgatttagaAAGGAACATTAATAATGCGATtattcacattttcttttgtttacaGAAGTCGTTCTGTTGCCAGCGTAGGTTTCACTACAATTAGTCCAAACGAAGTTCGTTTTGGTAGCGTACCGAATTCACCACGCATAAGAACCAAAGAAACATTGATAGATTGGCAAACGTCTGGTGGCCCAAGTCGTCAGCACGACGTATTAATGGagttacaattaaataaagttCGCTTTCAACACGAAGTTTATCCAGAAAATACAACGGAAGCATCTAGACAAATTTTATTGGTCAACGAGATCGAAATTAGGGACAGATTGGCCTCTTCTCACATTAACAAATTCTTATATCAGTATAGCAGCGAAGCGAAACCCAGGCAATCCCACGCAAATATGTTTTCCATGAAAGCAGTTCATATAAGACCAGATCCAAGACTGTCGGCTCAAGAATGCTGTTTGAAGCTTAGCGTACTGCCACTACGCCTAAATATTGATCAGGATAGTCTATTATTTctgattgaattttttaacgagCTAGGAGGCGGATCGAAGCAAAATTCTGATAATTCAGCCGCTTGCAATAATTCTCAATCTTCTCCGGTATCCAAACAAGGAACACCAACGCATCATCCACCTGTTATGAGCATAAATGATTCAACTACAATGCCTAATGTTCAAATTTCAACGAATATACCGCAAAATAATACGATAGATCAAAATTTGCTAATACTTTTGGAGGATGAATTAACaatcaaagaaaacaaaacgaagccAAAGACGACTCACGAAGTTCGTGAAGATTGTCAACCGATATATTTTAGGTAAATTCttgtacaattattatttgaatagaaattattattaatttcatatgtGGATTAAATGTCATCGATAATGTTTAGGAGCGTCATATTTGCACCCGAGGTTCTGGTTAGATTAGATTACCACGGGAAACGCGTTGATCTTACTCATGGGCCCTTGGCCGGGCTTTTGATGGGTTTGGCGCAATTGAACTGCTCTGAGCTAAGACTGAAAAGATTGACGCATCGACACGGACTCCTCGGTTTTGACAAACTcgtaacgtttttattatcagaATGGTTGCAAGACATAAAGAAGAATCAATTGCCTAGTTTACTTGGAGGCGTTGGTCCTATGCACTCGTTAGTACAGCtgtgtaagtatataaaagagaCGACAAACGatctaaataaaatcatattatatattagatggatgaattcgattatttacaaattattttattcgatagtTTGAAAATGTTGttctttgaaattttgatattaaaaaagaaaaaaaaaagaagaaaaaagaaaagaaaaaaaaaaaaaaaaaaaaaaaggaaataatgcaGTAAATGAAAATCCTAGCACTTTAACATTTCCTAACAGTTCAAGGAATTCGTGATCTGTTCTGGTTACCAATAGAGCAGTATCAAAAAGATGGAAGGATAGTTCGTGGCTTGCAAAGAGGTGCGAATAGTTTCACCACATCCACGGCTATGGCAGCATTGGAGCTAACGTCTAGACTTGTATATGCCATACAGAGCACAGCCGAAACGGCATACGACATGGTCAGTCCAGGACCTAGCGTACGTCGAAAATCAAGAGGACAAAAGGGCCGCAGAAAAAGGTATAGTCAACCACAGGATATTCGTGAAGGAATGGCAAATGCTTATATGCTCGTTAAAGAGGTATGcaaatttcaatttgaaattacTTTTGCTTACGTTTAAGATGTTGTCTCTAATATTTTTGAGGTTTCAAAGTATTTCCTGATTCAAAATTTccttttgataaaatatatgtatatataaatgtatacatatatacatatacatatatacagggGCTTGGTGAAACTGCTAATCAATTGGTACGAGTTGCAAGTGAGGAACACGAACAGAAAGGTGTATCAGGAGCGGTGGGTGGTGTACTTAGACAGATACCGCCGACAGTAGTTAAACCCATTATTCTTGCCACTGAAGCAACGAGCAATGTTTTAGGAGGAATGCGTTCCCAATTGGTGCCCGATGCAAGAAGGGAAGCAGCTCAAAAATGGCGGCAAGATACtcatgatataaattaaaattttctcgaaagaATTGCAAAAAGGATcttgttaatatattattaataaatctcgctcaaacaaaaaaaaaaaaaaaaacaaaaaaacaaaaaaaaaaaacaaaaaaaaaatggaaaagaaaagggagagaaataaaagagagagtaaaaaataataaatttctcgtCGTATATATGATGTACGTACTTGACTTATGTTATTAGATATTGATCCATGACGCAGAACTAGAAAACtcaagaattaaaatatttgtatatgtatgattgGCATCATTCGCACGAATTTAGATTTGTGCCGTTTAGCCGAGCATATCATTCAACAAACTACTTACGAGTAGAATAATTCGATTGGtctcataaaaaaagagatcacttttaaaaatatatactacaGGAAATATACGGGAAGTTAACACACTGAATCGTTAATATGGAAAAGATATACACAATATTCGCAGAAGTgatgatgatatatatttcagtTCCACTAATTTTATTGTATGTTGCAATACCATcgtaatttcttataatatgtataaattataaatcaaatatacgCGATATCGTGAATAGTTGCACTTTGCTGCTTCTGCGTATTTTTGTTCTAATCTTGTGTATGTTTTATACGAACATGTatctaaacatttttattaataaaacgatcTATACTATTCACGGTTTAATATTGCTTAACATCACATTATAATTCttcattcaaatatattagGATTTCTTATCGTTGAGCAAAAaatgtaatcgttatttcgataatttgcACATTTTGAAATTCGACTTTCGAATGAATTTCGAGAGTAGGTTTTTTTGCTCTTCTTCCTAGTATGTATCTGTCGGTAatgtaaaataacgataatacgtatgaacatttcattaaaaagaacaataaatatatactcgcgcgcgcgcgcgcgtgtgtgtgtgtgtgtgtgtgaatatatgtatctatacacatatatatatatatatatcatcgtcaAAGAAAGATTGTAAAATTCAGAAAGATCGTTAAAATCCACAAAGGTtgtttaaatgattttaagattaacgaaatatatatggataaaAATTGGAATATGTATAAATGGAATGTTTTATCGaccgatgaaaatatttcgatacaaGTGATATATTCTCATACTTTCATAaaacagattttttttataaacgagtTTTTACaatctatttttaatctttaaatagatacgtttattttctaataaaaaaagaaacaaatatgtatatgtatatgtatatgtatatatgtagatccTCTCTTACCACGAAGGTAAATGCAGAGTAAAGTATACTTTTTAGTAATACGTAAAAGATGATAGGATCGACAGCTGGTGCCATCGAGCGAATggttaaaatattaacgaaaccTTTCAAATCATTCGAGTAACTTAGCTGTCATGACGATAAAGTTTGTTTACATGGCAATTGAGTCCTTGAGTTCTCTATCAAATCATATCATTACTACTGCAATAGCACGTGCCGGTAATCGAACTTAGTAAATAACAGTTCTTGCTTTCATAGCTCGTGTTTCTTCTGTCATCGAAAATTGTATCATAAACGAGACGAGAGaagtttttcgtttttctttcctttccctataaatgaagaaataaaattaagcgGAAAAACGGAAATTATAATAAGTTCAATGATTCCCATTCGACTTCCGACCGCCATTTCTCACACCGAGTCGATAGACTGGAAAAGATACAACAACGgtgaggaggaagaagatgaagaagaaaggtaTAAAtacgaggaagaggaggatttTATCGAAGTTGAATATCGACCTACGGCCGTCCCGATTACACGCGAAATTCTACAAAAAATTCAACAAGAATTGGGTTTAATTCAATTATGTTGGCCCGAGAAGGATATTAGAAAAGACGTATACTTGTCAACTTTGCCGGATAGTTATTATAGTGTCAATGATAAGGAAAGGTTATTGCTTTTGTATGCTGAGAATTTTCGAAGACAATTCCATACTAAATACAAGGATAGAAAGCCTATTTTATTGGCATGTGAAAATGAATGTGGCGTGCAGGTAAgaacaatgattattattattattattattattattattattattattattattattattattattattattattatattattattattattattattattattattattattattattattaaacgaaatatcCAATAAATATGGAACATGATTTTTATGACTATCTTGATGACACCCAAACAATgtcgtttattaatttatatcatctgcaaattttatacatattatatatatatatatttcgtatttcaCAAATATccttaatatgatataattacagttttctttgtttgttttttttcttttttttttttacggtaTATATCCcgattttaatctttcttatcgaaagatataaaatctttcgattcaatatatttcaagTCTACTATTAAATTCACGCATAattcctcgtcgtcgtcgttgtcactATCATTGCCATCATTGAATTTGATACTTACGGTCTTTCGATATATCCTCGTAACATATTAGCACGCATAAATTCTTCACAAATtacaatttgtaattattgaaAGCATCAAATTGCAACGATTCGAACAGTTTTTGTGTTGTAAAGATTAATCGTCACTCCTCCTCTATTATAATCGTATCATTGATTAAACTGTAGAAAATGAAACCTTCAATCGATCAAACTACGATATTACGATGGAATACtatataaaggatataatatgtattaaattatcgtaaataataaaatttgatgaCTTTTTTCTCAGCGCATTAACACTAGATTTACCAACTTCAATCataatgaaacttttttcatttttaatttcattgcaaAGTTTTTCAAGGCAGTatgacttttttattattatgtgcgcgtgtgtacgtacaatgtgtgtgtatgtatgtgtatatatatatatatatatatatatattattgtattagtTATAGATAAGTGGGAAATATTTTAGGGGTGACATTAACACATCAAAACAATAAGTGAAGTTCACATAAACGTATGTCCTATTTGACTTTGTTTTCgtgtaataagaaattattgtattgcaatatttctttcgttaaatgGATGAAGCTCGATGAATTGAAAGAATTGAacgaaatttctaaaaaatctGAAAAAGATCTAAACATATGGAGAGAGTAAAAAGATAGTCATTTGTAAGACGTTTGCGGGTTTGTAttcttgaaaagaaattcgaataggacatatgtttatataaatttttttttattgtttaaatgtcATCTCTAAAATATTTCCTACTTATATTTTGGAAcgctctgtgtgtgtgtgtgtgtgtgtgtgtgggtgtgtatgtcatatgcatacatacatatactagTAGTAAATCTAGTGTTAAAGATGgcattgaaaatttcaaattaatattttcgaattaatgtatatatatatatattcattaaattattcgcATTCAGTCTTTGCGCCTTCATAATAAAGAATTTGTATTGTGATAAGACGAAAATTGTGTATTTTTTCAAAggatcgtaaaaagaaaaagaaaagaaaccaacaaaagagaaaaaaacaatcgaGTACAATATAATTCCTACGCAAAAATGTATCATTTGTGTTCGTATATTatcggtaaaaaaagaatcttataATACTGTGCAAAAGTGTTTCATAATTTGATCATCTTAAAAATCTTCATTGGGTTTTAATCTCcattggggaaaaaaaaaagaaaacaataatggAACATATATACAGTGTTATACGAGGATCTACTGTAAATCACAAGTAAGATTGATGCGTGCAAAGTTTCAAATGGAGGAAGCCATATGCGAGTCAAAAGAATCCTCTTTTGAATCAGGATACGATAGACTCGATAGACgatttaaaggaaagaaaatgacaatcgaatgaaaatcttttccGTTTCATTGTCGGATTAAAGGATCGGTAAAAAATCGTGCGAcacgtattttattattcttcggTGTATTCTTTCGATAAATACTTTCGACTCGTCGTACAAAGGCATTCtccatataaaaattaaaaagtgttcataaataaaattattgttattatttaaaatctgcTGAAAGTCGCGTTGAAAGGCGGGCACGCGTGTTTAcgtgcgcgtgcgcgcgcgcgtgtgtgtgtgtgtgtgtgtgtatatataagatgACGAGGAATGTTTATACGTGTGTTCtcgatatattataacgtatatatcctctctaatattctctttcttactctctttttctatcttgctatctctctttgtcaCTTATATGCTCGTTACTTCTCTCTCATATCTTTGTAATTCAACTAACGGAAATATGTAACCGTGTTTATTAGTTTATAGGAATCTTTTCTATTACATCCGAGcattcctctcctctctttctctctacaatctaaataataaaaataaacttcgCTATACATT
The window above is part of the Vespa velutina chromosome 24, iVesVel2.1, whole genome shotgun sequence genome. Proteins encoded here:
- the LOC124956930 gene encoding dynein regulatory complex subunit 7-like codes for the protein MIPIRLPTAISHTESIDWKRYNNGEEEEDEEERYKYEEEEDFIEVEYRPTAVPITREILQKIQQELGLIQLCWPEKDIRKDVYLSTLPDSYYSVNDKERLLLLYAENFRRQFHTKYKDRKPILLACENECGVQKFVSTSIRRSTLPYPELYTWQGCAKFVSDYISYEPLGKEDLVLVRKI